In one window of Metasolibacillus fluoroglycofenilyticus DNA:
- a CDS encoding DUF4179 domain-containing protein: MENNIKKAIDEMEVPMQKLDEAISKGIVVSKKKPRNILAMGVLTSVAAILLVLGAGFVSPTVGNALAKVPFMSFVYKIEEQDKGLHKALSDNNAIQLNKTVTSNGISVTFEEIVYDGARINVIYSMPEYQEIGKMEMFVNGEWLNTGGSITSLHEEDGSYRALYGFRFDEDLPDAFDLTLKIDMIAGVVGDWTFETPIKKVKNNHRILQAGQTGMMNGIAFEVKSAQTSTTSTKLQVEFTGEIREKVGYPIGLSISETITDQNGVPLKILEKSGEGRTDYDLTWTYILEPLAPDVTELRLYYYSGPKIDEVVEDIIVPLSNELPQKIDLGAMGDIVITNVEQDGNEATLRFLIDSDFPFDGDLRTHPFAVVLENGERIVTDVVQAVGRNEYQLKYKVNVGQPFIKTRPLTMMAIEPEAQVVISIK, from the coding sequence ATGGAGAACAATATTAAAAAAGCCATTGATGAAATGGAAGTGCCGATGCAAAAATTGGATGAAGCAATAAGCAAAGGGATTGTTGTATCTAAGAAAAAGCCGAGAAATATATTAGCGATGGGAGTATTAACATCCGTCGCAGCAATTTTACTCGTATTAGGTGCGGGGTTTGTGTCACCGACAGTCGGCAATGCACTTGCGAAGGTCCCATTTATGAGCTTTGTTTATAAAATTGAGGAGCAGGATAAAGGATTGCATAAAGCATTATCAGATAATAATGCGATTCAGTTAAATAAAACGGTGACAAGTAATGGCATCTCAGTTACTTTTGAAGAAATTGTTTATGATGGTGCGCGTATTAATGTGATTTATTCAATGCCTGAATATCAAGAAATAGGCAAGATGGAAATGTTCGTGAATGGCGAATGGCTGAATACAGGAGGGAGTATAACATCTTTGCACGAGGAAGATGGTTCATATCGCGCTCTATACGGTTTTCGCTTTGATGAGGACTTGCCAGATGCATTTGACTTAACATTAAAAATAGACATGATTGCTGGAGTAGTAGGTGATTGGACGTTTGAAACACCAATCAAGAAAGTAAAAAATAATCATCGTATATTGCAAGCTGGACAAACGGGTATGATGAACGGGATTGCTTTTGAAGTAAAGAGTGCTCAAACTTCAACTACTTCAACAAAGTTACAAGTAGAATTTACAGGAGAGATAAGAGAGAAAGTCGGCTATCCTATTGGTTTGTCTATATCTGAGACGATTACAGACCAAAACGGGGTTCCATTGAAAATATTAGAGAAGTCAGGTGAGGGAAGAACGGATTACGATTTGACATGGACTTATATATTAGAGCCACTTGCACCTGATGTGACAGAGTTACGGTTATATTATTATTCTGGACCAAAAATAGATGAGGTGGTTGAGGATATTATTGTGCCATTATCTAATGAGCTACCTCAAAAAATTGACCTAGGAGCTATGGGGGATATAGTGATTACGAATGTTGAACAGGATGGGAACGAAGCAACTTTAAGATTTTTAATTGATAGTGACTTCCCGTTCGACGGGGACTTAAGAACGCATCCTTTTGCTGTAGTGCTGGAAAATGGAGAAAGGATTGTGACAGATGTTGTACAAGCT
- a CDS encoding sigma-70 family RNA polymerase sigma factor: MLKKAQKGNSDAFLQLIQDEKVKLYKMAYIYMKNEDDALDVVQETVTKAYANINSVKDERYFSTWLMKILINTALEHLRKNSKIVLIQENVKEQGQTFSHDERMDLLHAIEQLEEKYKTVILLKYYQDLSTREIAELLEYPEGTVKTNVHRGLQQLKKFLNKGGVLYGEQY, from the coding sequence TTGTTAAAAAAGGCGCAGAAAGGAAATAGCGACGCATTTCTACAATTAATACAAGATGAAAAAGTGAAGCTATATAAAATGGCGTATATTTATATGAAAAATGAGGATGATGCGCTAGATGTAGTACAGGAAACTGTGACAAAGGCCTATGCCAATATAAATAGCGTGAAAGATGAGCGATACTTTTCCACTTGGCTTATGAAAATTTTAATTAATACAGCGCTTGAGCATTTACGTAAAAATAGCAAAATTGTATTAATACAAGAAAATGTAAAGGAGCAAGGACAGACGTTTAGCCATGATGAACGCATGGATTTACTACATGCAATTGAACAGCTAGAGGAGAAGTATAAAACGGTAATCTTGCTAAAATATTATCAAGATTTATCAACTAGAGAAATCGCAGAGTTACTTGAGTATCCAGAGGGGACAGTAAAAACAAATGTCCATCGAGGCTTGCAACAATTAAAAAAATTTTTGAATAAAGGGGGCGTATTGTATGGAGAACAATATTAA
- a CDS encoding MFS transporter: MAKQQEMQISRNKLLGVAGVGWMFDAMDVGILSFVIAALAIDWGLNPAQMGLIGSINSIGMAVGALMFGVLADKVGRKKVFMWTLILFSVASGLSALTTTLVLFLILRFFVGMGLGGELPVASTLVSESVETKERGRVVVLLESFWAGGWLLAAIISYFVIPATFWPIEGWRVALIITALPAFYAIYIRMKLPDSPQFTAKVEAKKRSVLQNIREVWSKPYARSTFMLWVLWFAVVFSYYGMFLWLPSVMVGKGFDLISSFKYVLIMTLAQLPGYFTAAWFIEKLGRKFVLVTYLIGTAASAFVFGNAESVTILLVSGMLLSFFNLGAWGALYAYTPEQYPAIIRGTGTGMAAAVGRVGGIFGPLLVGSLITKGYDIGSVFAIFCVAILIGVLAVLFLGKETKQLELE; the protein is encoded by the coding sequence ATGGCAAAACAGCAAGAAATGCAAATTTCACGCAATAAATTACTTGGTGTAGCAGGTGTTGGATGGATGTTTGATGCAATGGATGTCGGCATTTTATCCTTTGTCATTGCTGCACTCGCAATAGACTGGGGTTTAAACCCTGCACAAATGGGCTTGATTGGTAGTATCAACTCGATTGGAATGGCAGTAGGTGCGCTTATGTTTGGTGTACTTGCTGACAAAGTAGGGCGTAAAAAAGTGTTTATGTGGACACTTATATTGTTTTCGGTTGCAAGCGGACTATCTGCGTTAACGACAACGCTAGTATTATTTTTGATTTTGCGCTTTTTCGTTGGAATGGGGCTCGGAGGAGAGCTACCAGTTGCTTCGACACTCGTTTCTGAAAGCGTTGAAACAAAGGAGCGCGGTCGCGTTGTTGTGTTGTTAGAGAGCTTTTGGGCAGGTGGCTGGCTACTAGCTGCAATCATTTCTTATTTCGTTATTCCAGCGACATTCTGGCCAATTGAAGGCTGGCGTGTTGCGCTTATTATTACTGCTTTACCAGCATTTTATGCGATTTATATTCGCATGAAGCTACCTGATTCTCCGCAGTTTACAGCGAAGGTAGAGGCTAAAAAGCGTTCTGTCTTGCAAAATATTCGCGAAGTATGGTCAAAGCCATATGCACGTTCAACATTTATGTTATGGGTGCTATGGTTCGCAGTTGTATTTTCATATTATGGAATGTTTTTATGGTTGCCAAGCGTAATGGTTGGGAAGGGCTTCGATTTAATTTCCAGCTTTAAGTATGTGTTAATTATGACGCTAGCGCAGTTACCAGGTTACTTTACTGCAGCTTGGTTTATTGAGAAGCTCGGACGTAAATTTGTACTTGTAACATATTTAATCGGAACAGCAGCAAGTGCTTTTGTCTTTGGAAATGCAGAATCTGTAACTATTTTACTTGTATCAGGGATGCTACTATCATTCTTTAATTTAGGAGCATGGGGAGCATTATATGCTTACACACCGGAACAGTATCCAGCGATTATTCGTGGTACAGGGACAGGTATGGCGGCAGCAGTAGGGCGTGTAGGTGGTATTTTCGGTCCACTCTTAGTAGGGTCATTAATAACAAAAGGCTATGACATTGGTTCGGTTTTTGCGATTTTCTGTGTCGCAATTTTAATTGGAGTATTAGCAGTGTTATTTTTAGGTAAGGAAACAAAGCAGTTGGAATTAGAATAG
- the thrC gene encoding threonine synthase — MWKGLIEEYKQYLPVTEKTPALTLNEGNTPLVHLVHLSKELGIELYGKIEGANPTGSFKDRGMVFAVAKAVEDGAKCVICASTGNTSAAAAAYATRAGINSVVVIPKGKVALGKLAQATMYGAKIIEIDGNFDDALNIVRRISETTPVALVNSVNPYRIEGQKTASFEIVDALGKAPDFLCIPVGNAGNISAYWKGFKDYNEAKNSGLPKVLGFEAEGSAAITKGEPIATPETVATAIRIGNPASWKLAEAARDESGGIIDSVTDEEILAAYKLIAGKEGIFVEPGSAASLAGVIKSVKAGLIPQGSQVVTIFTGNGLKDPDTAMSVSTVDLVSLKNDEEEIRAYIEGTL; from the coding sequence ATGTGGAAAGGTTTAATTGAAGAATATAAGCAATATTTACCTGTTACTGAAAAAACACCTGCTTTAACTTTAAATGAAGGAAATACGCCATTAGTGCATTTAGTTCATTTATCAAAAGAGTTAGGTATTGAGTTATATGGAAAAATCGAAGGTGCGAACCCAACAGGCTCCTTTAAAGATCGTGGCATGGTGTTTGCTGTTGCTAAAGCCGTTGAAGATGGCGCAAAATGCGTTATTTGTGCCTCTACCGGTAATACATCCGCTGCTGCTGCTGCCTATGCGACACGCGCAGGTATCAACTCTGTTGTAGTTATCCCTAAAGGAAAAGTAGCTCTTGGTAAACTAGCACAAGCAACAATGTACGGCGCAAAAATTATTGAAATTGACGGCAACTTTGACGATGCTTTAAATATCGTACGTCGCATTAGCGAAACGACACCTGTTGCCCTCGTTAATTCAGTCAATCCATACCGTATTGAAGGGCAAAAAACGGCTTCTTTTGAAATTGTTGATGCACTTGGAAAAGCACCAGATTTCTTATGTATTCCTGTCGGCAATGCAGGAAATATTTCCGCCTATTGGAAGGGCTTTAAAGATTATAATGAAGCAAAAAACTCAGGTCTACCAAAGGTGCTTGGCTTTGAAGCTGAAGGTTCTGCAGCAATTACGAAAGGTGAGCCAATTGCTACTCCCGAAACAGTTGCAACAGCTATACGTATTGGCAATCCTGCTAGCTGGAAATTAGCAGAGGCAGCACGAGACGAGTCAGGTGGTATTATTGATTCTGTAACAGATGAAGAAATTTTAGCTGCTTATAAATTAATCGCTGGTAAGGAAGGTATTTTCGTTGAACCTGGTTCAGCCGCTTCCCTTGCAGGCGTGATAAAATCGGTGAAGGCAGGTCTTATTCCACAAGGTAGTCAAGTCGTCACTATTTTTACTGGTAACGGCTTGAAAGACCCAGATACTGCAATGAGCGTCTCAACAGTAGACTTAGTATCGTTGAAAAACGATGAAGAAGAAATTCGCGCATATATTGAGGGAACACTATGA
- the thrB gene encoding homoserine kinase — protein sequence MSWQIKVPGSTANLGPGFDSIGLGLSLYLTLQAIPQKEWEFVHQGEHVPADTTVENHLIYQIAKQVAEHYDKELPGCHVVMTSELPLARGVGSSAAAIVAGIELANLLCNLKLTIQDKLNISSQIEGHPDNATASVLGGLTISSMTEDNIVDTIHVQNMDVAFVLFIPNVELKTAKARSVLPTQLERSYAVKASAAANMLAASLIAKDYERIGRYMESDLFHEPFRAQLIPSYMEIRQAAKQAGAYGTALSGAGPTLISIIPPTLADEFVVSMQKQFPEHRIVLTTAAKKGSTITPL from the coding sequence ATGAGTTGGCAAATTAAAGTTCCTGGCAGTACAGCAAATCTAGGACCCGGCTTTGATTCTATCGGGCTCGGTTTGTCACTTTATTTAACATTGCAAGCAATCCCGCAGAAAGAGTGGGAATTTGTCCATCAAGGTGAACATGTACCAGCAGATACAACAGTAGAAAATCATTTAATCTATCAAATTGCCAAGCAAGTGGCTGAGCACTACGATAAGGAATTACCGGGCTGTCATGTCGTAATGACAAGCGAGTTACCTTTGGCTCGTGGCGTTGGTAGTAGCGCAGCAGCTATCGTTGCAGGAATCGAGCTAGCTAATTTGCTATGTAATTTAAAGCTTACAATACAAGATAAACTCAATATTTCATCACAAATTGAAGGGCATCCTGACAATGCCACAGCCTCTGTTTTAGGTGGCTTAACGATTTCCTCTATGACAGAGGATAATATAGTTGATACGATTCATGTACAAAATATGGATGTGGCTTTCGTGCTATTTATTCCAAATGTAGAATTAAAAACAGCAAAGGCACGGAGCGTCCTTCCTACTCAGCTAGAGCGTTCTTATGCAGTAAAGGCAAGTGCTGCTGCAAATATGCTTGCCGCCTCGCTTATTGCTAAAGATTACGAGCGAATCGGTCGCTATATGGAATCCGATTTATTCCACGAACCTTTCCGCGCACAGCTAATTCCTAGCTACATGGAGATTCGCCAAGCAGCTAAACAAGCTGGCGCATACGGCACAGCATTAAGTGGCGCTGGCCCAACGCTTATTTCAATTATACCGCCAACACTTGCTGACGAATTTGTTGTCAGCATGCAAAAGCAATTCCCTGAGCATCGTATCGTTTTAACGACAGCAGCTAAAAAGGGAAGTACGATTACACCATTATAA
- a CDS encoding NAD(P)-dependent oxidoreductase: MKIAVIGAAGQAGSNILRESIMREHDATAIVRNQATLKEDVQTLEKDLFELTTADIEAFDCIVNAFAPKSGEEHLYVEAGKHLISILQPSQTRLLDIGSSGCLFTNKEKILRLLDSEEYPAQLTAAAKYQLQNLQQLQQSSISWSFICPALMFDAEGPRTGHYITGHDYLLMNSQHNSYISQADFAVAVVDEIENAKHINEAFTAASENTTSAS, translated from the coding sequence ATGAAAATCGCAGTTATTGGAGCTGCCGGTCAAGCTGGCAGTAATATATTAAGAGAGTCAATTATGAGAGAGCACGATGCAACAGCAATAGTACGCAACCAAGCCACTTTAAAGGAAGATGTACAAACGCTCGAAAAAGATTTGTTCGAGCTAACAACGGCTGATATCGAAGCATTCGACTGCATCGTTAATGCCTTTGCCCCCAAAAGTGGCGAAGAGCATTTGTATGTAGAAGCAGGTAAGCATTTAATATCTATTTTGCAGCCATCGCAAACACGATTATTAGATATCGGTAGCTCTGGCTGTCTATTTACCAATAAAGAGAAAATATTACGGCTGCTCGACAGTGAGGAATACCCGGCACAACTAACAGCTGCCGCTAAATATCAACTGCAAAATTTACAGCAGTTGCAACAATCCTCTATATCATGGAGCTTTATTTGCCCTGCCCTCATGTTTGATGCGGAAGGTCCACGTACAGGTCACTATATTACAGGTCATGACTATTTACTAATGAACTCCCAGCATAACAGCTATATTAGCCAAGCTGATTTTGCAGTAGCTGTAGTCGACGAAATCGAAAATGCTAAGCATATTAATGAAGCCTTCACAGCAGCCTCTGAAAACACAACCTCAGCTAGTTAA
- a CDS encoding catalase yields MKDNTNDNNENKKLEQLDAYKVNNDGTRMTTNQRVRVSNDEESLKAGLRGPTLMEDFHFREKITHFDHERIPERVVHARGYAAHGEFELYESMSEFTRAHFLQKAGTKTPVFVRFSNVVGSSGSNDTARDVRGFAVKFYTEEGNFDLVGNNIPVFFIQDAIKFPDIIHALKPEPHNEMPQASSAHDTFWDFVTSNQEAAHMVMWIMSDRAIPKNYRMMEGFGVNTFRFVNAAGHSKFIKFHWKPVLGVHSLIWDEAQKIGGADPDFQRRDLWEAIEAGFYPEYELGVQMLDPADEFKYDFDILDATKLWPEELIPVKRIGKLTLNRNVDNVFAETEQVAFHPGNVVPGIDFSNDPLLQGRLFSYLDTQLLRLGGPNFTEIPINRPLCPFHNNQRNGFSRQMINVGQVSYHKNSLADNTPATSTAAEGGYVHFPEKVEGRVIQGRSKSFDDFFSQARLFWNSMSPPEKKHIVDAFSFEVGKVNVRSIRQNVVNMLANIDYTLATTLAERLAVNKPTQQQIDVTASSPALSQQNTIFVPQTLRVAIIIGNQFNAQELEQVVKEFKRYGVRYQIIAETFEPVRAANGQTFEVDATFLTTSPVLYDALYVVGGTAANQAKFNSDMTAFIRQVYQNYKPIGIATTGVPYFNATRAKASEGILFATANPNFSQQFIQNIAKQRFWERDIYI; encoded by the coding sequence ATGAAAGACAATACTAACGACAACAACGAAAACAAAAAGCTAGAGCAGCTCGATGCCTACAAAGTAAATAATGATGGCACAAGGATGACGACGAATCAGCGGGTGCGAGTGTCCAATGATGAAGAATCTTTGAAGGCGGGGTTACGCGGTCCTACGTTGATGGAGGACTTTCATTTTCGTGAAAAGATTACGCATTTTGACCATGAGCGCATTCCAGAAAGAGTCGTTCATGCGAGAGGTTATGCAGCTCATGGGGAATTTGAACTGTATGAATCCATGTCTGAATTTACAAGAGCACATTTCTTGCAAAAGGCTGGCACAAAAACGCCTGTTTTTGTGCGCTTTTCGAATGTCGTTGGTAGCTCAGGCTCTAACGATACAGCGCGTGATGTGCGCGGTTTTGCGGTGAAGTTTTATACAGAGGAAGGCAATTTTGATTTGGTCGGCAACAATATCCCGGTGTTCTTTATCCAAGACGCTATAAAATTCCCTGATATTATTCATGCATTAAAACCAGAGCCACATAATGAAATGCCACAAGCCTCTTCTGCGCATGATACATTTTGGGACTTTGTCACGAGTAATCAAGAAGCTGCTCATATGGTGATGTGGATAATGTCTGATAGAGCAATACCTAAAAACTACCGTATGATGGAAGGTTTTGGAGTTAATACATTCCGCTTTGTCAATGCGGCTGGTCATAGCAAATTTATTAAATTCCACTGGAAACCCGTTCTCGGTGTGCATTCACTAATTTGGGACGAGGCGCAAAAAATTGGTGGTGCAGACCCTGATTTTCAGCGTCGCGATTTATGGGAAGCTATTGAAGCAGGCTTTTACCCTGAATATGAATTAGGTGTGCAAATGCTCGATCCAGCAGATGAATTTAAGTATGATTTTGATATACTTGATGCGACAAAGCTTTGGCCAGAAGAGCTTATTCCAGTTAAAAGGATTGGTAAACTTACATTAAATCGCAATGTGGATAATGTCTTTGCTGAAACAGAGCAAGTAGCCTTTCATCCAGGCAATGTCGTACCTGGTATCGATTTCTCAAATGACCCGCTACTACAAGGTCGTCTGTTTTCTTATTTAGATACACAATTATTACGTCTAGGCGGCCCTAACTTTACTGAAATACCGATTAATCGTCCTCTTTGTCCTTTCCATAACAACCAGCGTAATGGCTTTAGCCGACAAATGATTAATGTTGGTCAAGTGAGTTACCATAAAAACTCATTAGCTGATAATACACCTGCAACAAGCACTGCTGCTGAAGGAGGATATGTTCATTTTCCAGAAAAAGTAGAGGGACGTGTCATTCAAGGACGTAGTAAGTCCTTTGATGATTTCTTTTCGCAAGCACGACTTTTCTGGAACAGTATGTCACCACCGGAAAAAAAGCATATTGTAGATGCTTTTTCCTTCGAGGTAGGCAAGGTAAATGTCCGCAGTATTAGACAGAATGTAGTCAATATGCTTGCTAACATTGACTATACACTGGCAACCACGCTTGCTGAACGGCTAGCGGTAAATAAACCAACACAGCAGCAAATTGATGTAACTGCATCTTCACCTGCCCTTAGTCAACAAAATACGATATTCGTTCCCCAAACATTGCGCGTAGCTATTATTATCGGCAATCAATTTAATGCGCAGGAGCTAGAGCAAGTGGTGAAGGAATTTAAGCGTTATGGCGTACGCTATCAAATTATTGCAGAAACTTTTGAACCAGTGAGGGCAGCAAATGGGCAAACTTTCGAAGTGGATGCGACCTTTTTAACAACATCGCCTGTCCTTTACGACGCACTATATGTTGTTGGTGGAACAGCAGCTAATCAAGCGAAATTTAATAGCGATATGACAGCTTTTATTCGCCAAGTTTATCAAAACTATAAACCTATTGGCATCGCCACAACAGGCGTCCCATATTTTAATGCTACGCGTGCCAAAGCAAGTGAGGGTATTCTTTTTGCCACAGCGAATCCAAACTTCTCACAGCAATTTATCCAAAATATCGCCAAGCAACGTTTTTGGGAACGAGATATTTATATTTGA
- the zupT gene encoding zinc transporter ZupT, producing the protein MDGNVLLALGLTLFAGLATGVGSLIAFFTSRTNTKFLSAALGFSAGVMIYVSLVEIFVKAKDALTTALGATNGYWMTLVGFFGGMIFIALIDKFIPKKNNPHEVRTVEDVNAIESKPLADADKLMKMGTFTALAIAIHNFPEGIATFMSALQDPNLGIAIAIAVAIHNIPEGIAVAVPIFFATGIRMKAFRLSLLSGLAEPIGALVAYLILMPFLNDVMFGVVFAGVAGIMVFISLDELLPAAKKYDETHISIYGLVAGMAVMAISLVLLT; encoded by the coding sequence ATGGACGGAAATGTATTATTGGCACTTGGCTTAACATTGTTTGCAGGGCTAGCAACAGGAGTAGGTAGTTTAATAGCGTTTTTTACATCAAGAACAAATACGAAATTTTTATCTGCCGCCCTTGGATTTTCTGCAGGGGTGATGATTTATGTATCGCTTGTTGAAATTTTTGTAAAGGCGAAAGATGCTTTGACGACAGCACTCGGTGCAACAAATGGTTATTGGATGACACTGGTCGGCTTTTTCGGGGGAATGATTTTTATCGCCCTTATTGATAAATTTATTCCAAAGAAAAATAATCCGCATGAAGTGCGTACGGTTGAAGATGTAAATGCTATTGAAAGCAAGCCGCTTGCAGATGCAGATAAACTAATGAAAATGGGGACTTTTACCGCACTTGCCATTGCTATTCATAACTTTCCAGAAGGTATTGCCACATTTATGTCAGCATTACAGGACCCGAATTTAGGAATTGCAATTGCGATTGCTGTTGCAATTCATAATATTCCAGAAGGTATCGCCGTTGCAGTGCCGATATTCTTTGCTACAGGTATTCGAATGAAAGCCTTCCGCTTGTCTTTACTATCTGGCTTAGCAGAGCCTATTGGGGCACTTGTTGCTTATTTAATTTTAATGCCATTTTTAAATGATGTTATGTTTGGTGTTGTATTTGCTGGCGTGGCAGGGATTATGGTATTTATCTCATTAGATGAGCTATTACCAGCAGCTAAAAAATATGATGAAACGCATATTTCTATTTATGGCTTAGTTGCGGGCATGGCTGTAATGGCAATTAGCTTAGTGTTGTTAACGTAG
- a CDS encoding phosphatase PAP2 family protein: MKKWIYGLAIVTLSLFIMLRFTYETPSFINFDDKWAQLLRGNELLIFFHYIGEPIFVVIVALILVIWQWRKGNYDGVAFIVLTIAVGNVLNQLLKKWIERPRPDMVDQLLSFSFPSGHSMTGALYLLTIAYLLSEGLNRSKKALLIWAVALILICLIGLSRIAESRHFATDVLAGWSMGYTWFIVCMLWYERRKRAKL, from the coding sequence ATGAAAAAATGGATTTATGGCTTAGCAATCGTTACTTTAAGCTTATTTATTATGCTACGATTCACATACGAAACGCCGTCTTTCATCAATTTCGATGATAAGTGGGCGCAGCTACTTCGTGGCAATGAACTACTTATTTTTTTCCATTACATTGGTGAGCCAATTTTTGTTGTCATTGTAGCGTTAATTCTTGTTATTTGGCAATGGAGGAAGGGCAATTACGATGGGGTTGCCTTTATTGTGCTAACAATTGCAGTAGGCAATGTTTTGAATCAGTTATTAAAAAAATGGATTGAGCGTCCCCGTCCAGATATGGTAGACCAGCTTTTGTCCTTCAGCTTTCCATCAGGACATTCAATGACGGGCGCTTTATATTTATTAACTATTGCTTACTTGCTATCAGAGGGGCTGAATCGTAGTAAGAAAGCCTTGCTAATTTGGGCAGTCGCATTAATTTTAATATGTTTAATCGGTTTATCTCGCATTGCTGAGAGTCGGCATTTTGCTACGGATGTATTGGCAGGCTGGAGCATGGGCTATACATGGTTTATCGTCTGTATGCTGTGGTATGAGCGCAGGAAGCGCGCTAAACTTTAG
- a CDS encoding FecCD family ABC transporter permease, with protein sequence MNTRALKRTSTSKLYYIFILLLICAIILSAIFSLSIGQVSIPFKQSMDILLHTLTNGKLGSLELTQNESYLNIILQVRMPRIIFSLLIGVGLALCGAVMQAVVQNPLADPYILGISSGASLGATFAILVGFGSNALLAQFGVAFGAFTGAIITSMAVLLLSSIGGKATSVKLVLSGVVIGALCSSFSSLIIFFANNAEGIKTITFWSMGSLASASWEKTPILAFIVVLGAAFFLFQHRILNTMLLGDESAITLGINLSVFRKLYMVLAALVTGTMVAYAGMIGFVGLIIPHIARGIFGADHKRLMLGTLLLGGLFMIWADILSRTLITNVELPIGIITSVIGSPLFIYMIIKKGYNFGG encoded by the coding sequence TTGAATACACGAGCTTTAAAGCGGACAAGTACTAGCAAACTCTATTATATATTTATTTTGCTATTAATTTGTGCCATTATACTGTCAGCTATTTTCTCCTTATCGATTGGGCAAGTGAGTATACCATTTAAACAATCAATGGATATACTTTTACACACTTTAACAAACGGCAAACTAGGCTCCCTTGAGCTAACGCAAAATGAATCCTATTTGAATATTATTTTGCAAGTGAGAATGCCGCGCATTATTTTTTCCTTACTTATTGGCGTTGGACTTGCCTTGTGTGGCGCTGTGATGCAGGCGGTTGTACAAAACCCCCTTGCCGACCCATACATACTCGGAATTTCCTCTGGCGCTTCATTAGGGGCTACCTTTGCTATCCTTGTAGGCTTTGGCAGTAATGCATTACTTGCTCAATTTGGTGTAGCATTTGGTGCGTTTACAGGGGCCATCATCACTTCAATGGCAGTTTTATTGTTATCAAGTATTGGTGGTAAAGCAACATCTGTAAAACTTGTCTTATCAGGGGTAGTCATAGGTGCTCTATGTAGCTCCTTTTCTAGCTTAATCATATTTTTTGCGAATAATGCAGAAGGAATTAAAACAATTACTTTCTGGTCTATGGGAAGCCTAGCCTCTGCTAGCTGGGAGAAAACACCGATTTTAGCGTTTATCGTTGTACTTGGAGCAGCCTTTTTCCTGTTCCAACATCGCATTTTAAACACGATGCTACTCGGTGATGAATCGGCGATTACACTAGGTATCAATTTAAGTGTTTTTCGCAAGCTTTATATGGTGCTTGCTGCACTCGTTACAGGGACAATGGTCGCCTATGCGGGAATGATTGGCTTTGTTGGATTGATTATTCCGCATATTGCACGTGGCATTTTTGGCGCTGACCATAAACGACTTATGCTCGGCACATTATTATTAGGCGGGTTATTTATGATATGGGCTGATATATTATCAAGAACCCTTATTACAAATGTTGAGCTACCCATCGGTATTATTACGTCTGTTATCGGTTCACCACTGTTCATTTATATGATTATCAAAAAAGGCTACAATTTTGGAGGGTAA